The Halanaerobium praevalens DSM 2228 genome contains a region encoding:
- a CDS encoding ABC transporter permease has translation MKKKIVLFILLMIQLYINYQNWIVQSKIWGNLEYQLATIFSIIMIFSLLLLLFKSELLFNFSENDLYAKMVKEFNKSYGGKIALIILALIFYTAFMAPFIAPYSPTAIDYSNMTYSAPSAEHWFGTDDFGRDMFSRVLYGARVALGVGFAAVLVNASLGVSLGLLAGYYGGKIDMIIMRLVEIWNSIPFILLALAIISALGKGIFNIIIAVGVTGLINFSRLTRSIVLQIKEKEYVTAAKALGASDLRILYKHILPNSISSLIVLATLRIGISILVVAGLSFLGLGIQPPTAAWGTMLNRGQEYLTKAPWMSIFPGLAIIITVLSFNLLGDALRDALDPRQLD, from the coding sequence TTGAAAAAGAAAATAGTTTTATTTATATTGTTAATGATTCAATTATATATTAATTATCAAAACTGGATTGTACAGTCTAAAATTTGGGGAAATTTAGAGTATCAGTTAGCAACAATTTTTTCAATAATTATGATTTTTAGTCTTTTATTATTGCTATTTAAAAGTGAGCTTTTATTTAATTTTAGCGAAAATGATTTATATGCAAAAATGGTCAAAGAGTTTAATAAAAGTTATGGGGGAAAAATTGCACTTATAATTTTAGCTCTGATTTTTTATACTGCTTTTATGGCACCGTTTATTGCTCCTTATTCTCCGACGGCAATTGATTATAGTAATATGACATATTCGGCTCCATCTGCAGAACACTGGTTTGGTACAGATGATTTTGGTCGTGATATGTTTTCAAGAGTTCTCTATGGGGCCAGAGTTGCTCTAGGAGTTGGTTTTGCTGCTGTTTTAGTGAATGCGAGTTTAGGTGTTAGCCTTGGGTTGCTAGCTGGCTATTATGGTGGGAAAATAGATATGATTATTATGCGCCTAGTTGAAATTTGGAATTCAATTCCTTTTATTCTTTTAGCCTTAGCAATTATTTCTGCTTTGGGTAAAGGTATTTTTAATATTATAATTGCAGTTGGAGTGACTGGTTTAATTAATTTTTCCCGTTTAACTCGTTCTATAGTTTTACAGATTAAGGAAAAAGAATATGTAACAGCAGCCAAAGCTTTAGGTGCAAGTGATTTAAGAATTTTATATAAACATATTTTACCAAATTCTATTTCATCTTTGATAGTTTTAGCAACTCTCCGAATTGGAATTTCTATTTTAGTTGTAGCTGGTTTGAGTTTCTTAGGTCTAGGAATTCAACCACCAACAGCTGCTTGGGGAACAATGTTAAATAGAGGTCAAGAATATTTAACCAAAGCTCCTTGGATGTCTATTTTCCCCGGCTTAGCTATTATTATTACAGTTTTAAGTTTTAATCTTTTAGGAGATGCTTTAAGAGATGCTCTTGATCCTAGACAATTAGATTAA
- the ltrA gene encoding group II intron reverse transcriptase/maturase, translating to MKEITEKTYYTLKDKVTKIRNMKAAAKHVLDKGGSAGVDRIDTVEFKENYAVHMRELYREFLEDRYQPKPALRVFIPKSDGRQRPLGIPTVKDRIAQAAVRGILEPIYEKEFCDCSLGFRKGKSQIDAINKIEEYKEQGYKWVLDADIKGFFDNINHELLIEFIRQKVTDGWVIEIIKSWLTMGVMKDGEYIPKEKGTPQGGVISPLLANIFLHEFDKIMVERGYKLVRFADDFVVMTKSKRKAKRAYEVVKEIITEKLKLELHPEKTVITNFGEGFVFLGFEFIAWRYKRPRKKSLEKFKDKVRKVTKRNQPWKVDSIIKRLNPKIYGWANYFGHGNVKKLFWRLDKWIRMRLRSYMEKKKAVMNQNKRIPNSFFRKKGLVSLLTRLS from the coding sequence GTGAAAGAGATAACTGAGAAAACGTACTACACTCTTAAAGATAAAGTAACAAAGATTAGAAATATGAAAGCAGCCGCAAAACATGTCTTAGATAAAGGTGGTAGTGCAGGTGTTGATAGAATAGATACAGTAGAATTCAAAGAAAACTATGCAGTTCATATGAGAGAACTATACAGAGAATTTCTAGAGGATAGGTATCAACCCAAACCAGCACTGAGAGTATTTATCCCAAAAAGTGATGGAAGACAGCGACCACTTGGAATACCCACAGTTAAAGACAGAATAGCTCAGGCTGCAGTGAGAGGAATACTGGAGCCGATATATGAAAAAGAATTCTGTGACTGTTCTTTGGGATTTAGAAAAGGTAAATCGCAGATTGATGCAATAAACAAAATAGAAGAATACAAAGAACAGGGATACAAATGGGTATTAGATGCAGATATTAAAGGGTTTTTCGATAATATAAATCATGAGCTTTTAATAGAATTCATCAGACAAAAAGTAACAGATGGCTGGGTAATTGAAATAATAAAATCGTGGCTGACCATGGGAGTCATGAAGGATGGAGAATATATACCCAAAGAGAAAGGAACCCCTCAGGGTGGTGTAATATCGCCACTTTTGGCAAACATCTTTCTGCATGAGTTCGATAAAATAATGGTAGAAAGAGGGTACAAGCTGGTGCGATTTGCTGATGATTTTGTTGTAATGACAAAATCAAAAAGGAAAGCTAAAAGAGCTTATGAGGTAGTTAAAGAAATTATCACAGAAAAACTCAAATTAGAACTGCATCCAGAAAAGACAGTAATAACTAACTTTGGTGAGGGTTTTGTATTTTTAGGATTTGAATTCATAGCCTGGAGATACAAAAGACCGAGAAAGAAATCACTAGAAAAATTCAAAGATAAAGTTAGAAAAGTTACTAAGAGAAATCAGCCCTGGAAAGTGGATTCAATTATAAAAAGATTAAATCCTAAAATATATGGTTGGGCTAATTATTTCGGCCATGGAAATGTGAAGAAACTTTTCTGGCGTTTAGATAAATGGATACGAATGCGGTTAAGGTCATATATGGAGAAAAAGAAAGCAGTTATGAATCAAAACAAAAGAATCCCCAATTCCTTTTTCAGGAAGAAGGGACTCGTTTCATTACTTACTAGATTGTCCTAA
- the phoU gene encoding phosphate signaling complex protein PhoU codes for MEQVYEKKREQLLGDLSDMSEVAEEMLQKVMRAIADLNYDQAHKIIEQDDVLDNYLITIEEEVARLLTLEKNLTSDAWFSISVIKIATDLERIGDQATNIAEILLELKHEGGMKPLVMIPELADIVREMLDVVLESFSTKNADLAEAACRMDEKADNLYGDIYQKAIKMISQKEDRKEIKRIVQHINLAKSLERVGDHATNIGEETIFIITGKRVKY; via the coding sequence ATGGAACAGGTGTATGAGAAAAAGCGTGAACAGCTTCTTGGTGATCTTAGTGATATGAGTGAAGTAGCAGAGGAAATGCTGCAGAAAGTTATGAGGGCAATAGCTGATTTAAACTATGATCAAGCACATAAAATAATTGAGCAAGATGATGTTTTAGATAATTATTTAATCACTATTGAAGAAGAAGTTGCACGTTTGTTAACTCTGGAAAAAAATTTAACATCTGATGCCTGGTTTAGTATTTCAGTGATCAAAATTGCTACTGATTTAGAAAGAATAGGGGATCAGGCAACTAATATTGCAGAAATTTTATTAGAACTAAAGCACGAAGGTGGTATGAAGCCTTTAGTAATGATTCCTGAACTAGCTGATATTGTTAGAGAAATGTTAGATGTAGTTTTAGAATCATTTTCTACCAAGAATGCTGATTTAGCAGAAGCAGCCTGTCGGATGGACGAAAAAGCTGATAATCTTTATGGAGATATTTATCAAAAAGCAATTAAAATGATTAGTCAAAAAGAGGATAGGAAAGAAATTAAAAGGATAGTTCAACACATCAATTTAGCAAAATCTCTAGAAAGAGTAGGAGATCATGCAACTAATATTGGTGAGGAGACTATCTTTATTATTACTGGTAAAAGAGTTAAGTATTAA
- a CDS encoding bifunctional metallophosphatase/5'-nucleotidase translates to MKFKKLSITLLTLILVMVLSFTILAKEAELRIYHVNDVHSRVEEDDYAGSMGYAKMATLIKEARREKENVMFLDAGDTFHGQTIANINQGESISHILDLMKLDALVLGNHDFNFGQARLNELAEMSNFPFLAANLVREDGKEIPYTKDYIIKEYDGFKVGIFGLATPETAYKTHPKNVEGLKFADPVKIAQKSVDQLKDKVDVVIALSHLGISEGSDYTSKMVAENVDGIDLIIDGHSHNVVESGLMVNDTMIVMAGEYSKYLGYVDLSFADGEITDLKANLIPREATKDVEEDYIISTVVDRINRANEVITSQVVGETAVELNGARGNVRTGETNLGNLIADALRHKFEADVALTNGGGIRASIAKGEVTQGDVITVLPFGNTAMLTKVSGADLKAALEHGISEYPATEGLFPQVSGVKFSFDGDAEPGNRIKKVWVAGEKLDPNKIYTVATNDFMKAGGDGYEMFAEAPILSEAGGLEEILIEYMDANSPVAPEVEGRIMAE, encoded by the coding sequence GTGAAGTTCAAAAAATTATCAATTACTTTATTAACTTTAATTTTAGTTATGGTTTTATCTTTTACTATTTTAGCCAAAGAAGCTGAATTAAGGATTTATCATGTAAATGATGTTCATTCTCGAGTTGAAGAAGATGATTATGCAGGCAGTATGGGATATGCCAAAATGGCTACTTTAATTAAAGAAGCTAGGAGAGAAAAAGAAAATGTAATGTTTTTAGATGCTGGAGATACTTTCCATGGTCAAACTATTGCTAATATTAATCAAGGTGAATCGATTAGTCATATTTTAGATTTAATGAAACTAGATGCTTTAGTTTTAGGAAATCATGATTTTAATTTTGGTCAAGCTAGATTAAATGAATTAGCTGAAATGAGTAATTTTCCTTTTTTAGCTGCTAATTTAGTTAGAGAAGATGGCAAAGAAATTCCTTATACTAAAGATTATATAATAAAAGAATATGATGGTTTTAAAGTAGGTATTTTTGGTTTAGCAACACCCGAAACTGCTTATAAAACTCATCCAAAAAATGTTGAAGGTTTAAAATTTGCAGATCCAGTTAAAATAGCTCAAAAATCAGTTGATCAATTAAAAGATAAAGTTGATGTTGTAATTGCTTTATCTCATTTAGGAATCAGTGAAGGTAGTGATTATACCAGTAAAATGGTTGCTGAAAATGTAGATGGGATTGATTTAATTATTGATGGACACAGTCATAATGTAGTTGAAAGTGGTCTGATGGTAAATGATACTATGATAGTTATGGCAGGTGAATATTCTAAATATTTAGGTTATGTAGATTTAAGTTTTGCTGATGGTGAAATTACTGATTTAAAAGCTAATTTAATTCCAAGAGAAGCAACTAAAGATGTTGAAGAAGATTATATAATTTCAACAGTTGTTGATCGAATTAATAGGGCTAATGAAGTTATTACTTCTCAGGTAGTTGGTGAAACAGCAGTTGAACTAAATGGAGCAAGAGGAAATGTTAGAACAGGTGAAACCAATCTTGGTAATTTAATAGCTGATGCTTTAAGACACAAATTTGAAGCTGATGTAGCTTTAACTAATGGTGGTGGAATTCGTGCTTCTATAGCTAAAGGAGAAGTAACACAAGGTGATGTTATCACTGTATTACCTTTTGGTAATACTGCTATGTTAACAAAAGTTAGTGGTGCTGATCTGAAAGCTGCTTTAGAGCATGGAATTTCTGAATACCCTGCAACTGAAGGTCTTTTCCCTCAGGTTTCTGGAGTTAAATTTAGTTTTGACGGAGATGCTGAACCAGGAAATAGAATTAAAAAAGTTTGGGTAGCTGGAGAAAAATTAGATCCAAATAAGATCTATACTGTTGCCACTAATGATTTTATGAAAGCTGGTGGAGATGGCTATGAGATGTTTGCTGAAGCACCAATTTTAAGTGAAGCTGGTGGTTTAGAAGAAATTTTAATTGAATATATGGATGCAAACTCTCCTGTTGCACCAGAAGTTGAAGGTAGAATAATGGCTGAATAA
- a CDS encoding threonine aldolase family protein yields MKIKVDLVSDTSTRPSADMRRFMAEAEVGDEQLGEDPSVNRLCRMAAEMMGQDEAIYLPSGLMANQISFAVQTKQGDEIIMDQTAHPIHYESAALAVISGASIRPLAGDGGIFTAEQVENAIRDNDYHSPQTKVISIEQTTNLGGGRIWPLARIKEIAEVAVEHKLKMHMDGARMLNAAVAAEVNPAEYGQYFDSIWFDLSKGLGAPVGSVLAGSTEFIEKARFWKQRLGGAMRQAGIIAAGGIFALEHNVSRLEEDHKHAKMLAETIADQKGLEIDPTTVETNIVLFSVQDNKADLFADELLKKGIRVSRMEGKLRAVTHLDLSLEDIRYAVKHIEETAKEVLS; encoded by the coding sequence ATGAAAATCAAGGTTGATTTAGTTAGTGACACAAGTACAAGACCTTCTGCTGATATGAGAAGGTTTATGGCTGAAGCAGAAGTTGGTGATGAACAACTTGGTGAAGACCCTAGTGTTAATCGACTCTGTCGGATGGCAGCAGAAATGATGGGACAAGATGAAGCAATTTATTTACCCTCAGGTTTAATGGCTAATCAGATTTCTTTTGCAGTACAGACAAAGCAGGGGGATGAGATTATTATGGATCAAACTGCTCATCCCATTCATTATGAGAGTGCTGCTCTGGCGGTAATCTCAGGTGCTTCTATTAGACCGCTTGCAGGAGATGGTGGAATTTTCACGGCTGAGCAAGTAGAAAATGCTATTCGCGATAATGATTATCATAGTCCTCAAACAAAAGTTATTTCTATCGAGCAGACAACTAATTTAGGTGGTGGGCGTATTTGGCCTCTAGCTAGAATCAAAGAAATAGCAGAAGTAGCTGTTGAGCATAAATTAAAAATGCATATGGATGGTGCTCGGATGTTAAATGCTGCAGTTGCAGCTGAGGTTAATCCCGCTGAATATGGACAATATTTTGATTCTATTTGGTTTGACTTAAGTAAGGGATTAGGAGCTCCAGTTGGCTCAGTTTTAGCTGGTTCTACAGAATTTATAGAAAAAGCACGTTTTTGGAAACAGAGATTGGGAGGAGCAATGAGGCAGGCTGGTATTATTGCTGCTGGAGGGATTTTTGCTTTAGAACATAATGTGAGTCGCTTAGAAGAAGATCATAAACATGCTAAAATGCTGGCAGAGACCATTGCTGATCAAAAAGGTTTAGAAATTGATCCAACTACTGTTGAAACAAATATAGTACTTTTTTCTGTCCAAGATAATAAAGCTGATTTATTTGCAGATGAATTACTTAAAAAAGGAATTAGAGTTAGCAGAATGGAAGGAAAACTAAGGGCAGTTACTCATTTAGATTTAAGTTTAGAAGATATTAGATATGCAGTAAAACATATTGAAGAGACAGCTAAGGAAGTTTTGAGCTAA
- a CDS encoding AbgT family transporter encodes MLTNDKDLRLTDRLLNRIERTGNKLPHPVILFFIFSVCVLFLSWFVSLFEVAVNHPGTGETIRAVNLLSKSGIRRIFTEAVGNFTGFAPLGVVLVAMLGVGVAEKSGLISAVLKKTVLSAPDRYITAVVIFAGIMSNIASDAGYVVLVPLGAVIFAAKGRHPLVGLAAAFAGVSGGFSANLLISTVDPLLAGLSQEAAQLIDPAYTIPPTVNYYFMVASTFLVTIIGTWVTEKIVAPRFGEYEGDHEETLEEITSEENNGIKSALIWLGLLLAVILFLTVPQNGILRNDQGNLIMGGSPFVGGIVPLITLFFFVPGLAYGKKTGSIENSNDIAKFLNETMAGMGGYITLAFAAGQFVAYFKWSKLGTILAIGGAEFLQSINFTGLPLIISFIIVAGFINLFIGSASAKWAIMAPVFVPMLMQLGYSPEFTQMAYRIGDSTTNIITPLMSYFAIIIAFAKKYDDDIGIGTLISTMVPYSIAFMIGWTLLLIVWFIFNLPIGPGGTIFY; translated from the coding sequence ATGTTAACAAATGACAAAGACTTAAGATTAACAGATCGATTATTGAATCGGATTGAAAGAACGGGTAACAAATTACCACATCCTGTTATTTTATTCTTTATTTTTTCAGTCTGTGTTCTTTTTCTATCTTGGTTTGTAAGTCTCTTCGAAGTAGCTGTTAACCACCCAGGTACTGGAGAAACAATTAGAGCAGTTAACTTATTATCCAAATCAGGAATTAGAAGAATTTTTACTGAAGCTGTTGGTAATTTTACTGGTTTTGCACCTTTAGGTGTAGTTCTAGTAGCAATGCTCGGTGTTGGTGTTGCCGAAAAATCAGGTTTAATCTCAGCTGTACTAAAAAAGACCGTTTTAAGTGCACCAGATAGATATATTACAGCTGTTGTGATCTTTGCTGGTATTATGTCAAACATAGCTTCTGATGCTGGATATGTAGTTTTAGTACCTTTAGGTGCAGTTATTTTTGCAGCCAAAGGTCGACATCCTCTAGTTGGTTTAGCAGCTGCTTTTGCTGGTGTCTCCGGTGGTTTTAGTGCTAACTTATTAATCTCGACTGTAGATCCTTTACTAGCTGGTCTTTCACAGGAGGCAGCACAATTAATAGATCCAGCTTATACTATCCCTCCAACTGTTAATTATTACTTTATGGTTGCATCTACTTTTCTAGTGACAATAATAGGTACTTGGGTAACTGAAAAAATTGTAGCACCTCGTTTTGGTGAATATGAAGGTGACCATGAAGAAACATTAGAAGAAATTACAAGTGAAGAAAATAATGGAATTAAATCTGCTTTGATTTGGCTTGGACTTCTATTAGCAGTTATTTTATTTCTAACTGTTCCTCAAAATGGAATTTTAAGAAATGATCAAGGTAATTTAATTATGGGAGGCAGCCCTTTTGTCGGAGGTATAGTACCTCTAATTACTCTTTTCTTCTTTGTCCCTGGTTTAGCTTATGGTAAAAAAACAGGCTCAATTGAAAATAGTAATGATATAGCAAAATTCCTCAATGAAACTATGGCAGGTATGGGAGGCTATATTACTCTTGCTTTTGCAGCTGGTCAGTTTGTAGCTTATTTTAAGTGGTCTAAATTAGGTACAATTCTAGCTATCGGAGGAGCAGAGTTTCTGCAGTCAATTAATTTTACTGGCTTACCCTTAATTATCTCATTTATTATAGTAGCTGGTTTTATTAATCTCTTTATTGGCAGTGCTTCAGCTAAATGGGCAATTATGGCCCCAGTTTTTGTGCCGATGTTAATGCAGCTGGGCTATTCACCAGAATTTACACAAATGGCTTATAGAATTGGAGATTCAACTACTAATATAATCACTCCCTTAATGTCTTATTTTGCAATAATTATAGCTTTTGCCAAAAAATATGACGATGATATTGGGATTGGTACTTTAATCTCAACAATGGTTCCTTATTCAATAGCCTTTATGATTGGTTGGACTCTTTTATTAATTGTCTGGTTTATTTTCAATCTACCAATTGGTCCAGGTGGAACTATCTTCTATTAA
- a CDS encoding ABC transporter permease → MNNLFAYIVKRILWLIPVVIGVSLILFGIMQLVPGNPAAIMLGTNATPAAIQALNEKFGFNEPFHVRYFLMLKNFLTGELDSIYYGDKVMNIVSSRLTATIELGLFSLIIAVLIAIPTGVIAAVKKNSLFDLFSMFIATIGISVPAFFTGIIFIYLFSVYFKILPSSGYGGRFWTVEGFRHLILPAFSLSTVMIASTSRLTRSSMLDIMKEDYLVTARSKGVKEKIIILKHAFRNALIPIITNIGNQLAMMFGGAVLIESVFAWPGVGRLAVKAVEFRDQPLVFGSILVLSMLYVLVNLLVDIIYVFINPRISYK, encoded by the coding sequence GTGAACAATTTGTTTGCTTATATAGTAAAAAGAATACTGTGGTTAATTCCAGTTGTAATTGGAGTCTCTTTAATCTTGTTTGGGATCATGCAGCTTGTGCCAGGTAATCCAGCAGCAATTATGTTAGGAACAAATGCAACTCCAGCAGCAATTCAAGCTTTAAATGAAAAATTTGGTTTTAATGAACCATTTCATGTTCGTTATTTTCTAATGCTTAAAAACTTTTTGACAGGTGAGCTTGATTCTATTTATTATGGTGATAAGGTAATGAATATTGTCAGCAGTCGGCTGACAGCTACAATTGAGTTAGGTTTATTTTCTCTGATTATTGCTGTTTTAATAGCAATTCCAACTGGAGTAATAGCAGCTGTTAAAAAGAATTCACTTTTTGATTTATTTAGTATGTTTATTGCAACAATTGGTATTTCTGTACCTGCTTTTTTTACAGGGATTATTTTTATATATTTATTTTCTGTTTATTTTAAGATACTACCGTCCTCTGGTTATGGTGGTAGATTTTGGACTGTAGAGGGCTTTCGACATTTAATTTTGCCTGCTTTTTCTTTAAGTACAGTTATGATAGCTTCGACTAGTCGTTTAACTAGATCATCGATGCTTGATATTATGAAAGAAGATTATTTAGTTACTGCCCGCTCTAAAGGAGTTAAAGAAAAAATAATTATTTTAAAACATGCTTTTCGTAATGCTTTAATTCCGATCATTACTAATATTGGTAATCAATTAGCAATGATGTTTGGAGGAGCAGTTTTAATTGAATCAGTTTTTGCTTGGCCTGGAGTTGGTAGATTAGCAGTTAAAGCGGTTGAATTTAGAGATCAACCACTAGTTTTTGGATCAATTTTAGTTTTATCAATGCTTTATGTTTTAGTGAATTTATTAGTAGATATTATTTATGTCTTTATTAATCCTCGGATTAGCTATAAATAG
- a CDS encoding Na+/H+ antiporter NhaC family protein, giving the protein MYTREVLISLFAGVWSAALIISNWNPITATSLSLRWIVGTVNDPWNAKFLILIMLMGAGAALIYKSGSVLALEKWMGNTVKTSRDSQILTWMIGMFIFIDSYTSTIVTGNATRDVSMKNKTSREAHSYILDSTTAPVTTFGPVSNWIGYQVSMIAAGFTAAGITAQQIGVTPYAVFLRSIPWNFYCLLAFFMVGFIAITQRYYGPMLDAEWRSRKEGKLMKDGAEALSDINTDVGEQSQKNPKLINFFLPIISLLVVSVFSMWWLGEGYQSGVSIAQAFQETDIALSLLYGSFAFVFFALIGSLFYRTMSLSAASDAVIDGFKTMVIAAAIIILAWTIGHATDQVGTAEYVVNILMNIGLPGRALPIIIFLAAMFISFTTGTSWGTMAILTPIAVSTGYELVGFSIVPVLMGILFGGAIFGDHVSPISDTTVMSSIFAGSDHIDHVTSQIPYALTAAFSTLFTLVLYALGIDSVVILLTIAFVLTLVLTIALNKFDAKRKGLPEVMPTAAEMEAGITSKTKAKLFNKIATAAIAFYLIYMISIFLFANLAS; this is encoded by the coding sequence ATGTATACGCGGGAGGTATTAATTTCTTTATTTGCTGGAGTTTGGTCAGCTGCTTTAATTATTAGCAACTGGAATCCAATCACAGCGACTTCATTATCTTTACGCTGGATTGTGGGTACTGTTAATGATCCTTGGAATGCCAAATTTTTAATTTTAATTATGTTAATGGGAGCTGGAGCTGCTTTAATTTATAAGTCAGGCAGTGTTTTAGCTTTAGAAAAATGGATGGGTAATACAGTTAAAACTTCTCGAGATTCCCAAATTTTAACCTGGATGATTGGAATGTTTATTTTTATTGATTCTTATACTAGTACGATTGTAACTGGTAATGCAACTCGTGATGTCAGTATGAAAAATAAGACTTCAAGAGAAGCGCATTCTTATATTTTGGATTCTACAACAGCACCTGTAACAACTTTTGGGCCTGTTTCTAATTGGATTGGTTATCAAGTTTCAATGATCGCAGCTGGATTTACTGCTGCTGGAATTACTGCTCAGCAAATAGGAGTTACTCCTTATGCTGTGTTTTTGCGTTCTATTCCTTGGAATTTTTATTGTCTTTTGGCCTTTTTTATGGTTGGCTTTATAGCAATTACTCAAAGGTATTATGGGCCAATGTTAGATGCAGAATGGCGCTCACGTAAAGAAGGTAAATTAATGAAAGATGGAGCAGAAGCTTTATCAGATATCAATACTGATGTAGGAGAACAGAGTCAAAAAAACCCAAAATTGATTAATTTCTTTCTTCCAATCATTTCCCTTTTAGTTGTTAGTGTATTTTCTATGTGGTGGTTAGGAGAAGGCTATCAGAGTGGGGTTAGTATTGCTCAAGCTTTTCAGGAAACTGATATAGCTCTTTCTTTACTTTATGGTTCTTTTGCTTTTGTATTTTTTGCTCTCATTGGTTCTTTGTTTTATAGAACAATGTCTTTAAGTGCTGCTAGTGATGCAGTAATTGATGGTTTTAAGACAATGGTGATTGCAGCAGCTATAATTATTTTAGCTTGGACAATTGGACATGCAACTGACCAAGTTGGAACTGCAGAATATGTTGTTAATATTTTAATGAATATTGGTTTACCAGGTAGAGCTTTACCAATAATCATCTTTTTAGCAGCAATGTTTATTTCATTTACTACTGGAACTTCTTGGGGAACAATGGCTATTTTAACTCCAATTGCTGTTTCAACAGGTTACGAATTAGTAGGTTTTAGTATTGTACCTGTTTTGATGGGTATTTTATTTGGAGGGGCGATTTTTGGTGATCATGTATCACCAATTTCAGATACAACTGTAATGTCTTCAATTTTTGCAGGTTCTGATCATATTGACCATGTTACTTCCCAAATTCCATATGCCTTAACAGCTGCTTTTTCAACCCTTTTTACTTTAGTCTTATATGCTTTGGGAATTGATTCAGTAGTTATTCTATTAACCATTGCTTTTGTTTTAACCTTAGTTTTAACAATTGCTTTAAACAAATTTGATGCTAAAAGAAAAGGTTTACCTGAAGTAATGCCAACTGCAGCCGAAATGGAAGCAGGAATTACTTCAAAAACTAAAGCTAAGCTTTTTAATAAAATTGCAACTGCAGCTATAGCTTTTTATCTAATTTATATGATAAGTATTTTTCTTTTTGCTAATTTAGCTTCTTAG